The region CTACATTCTCGGCACGCAGCAGGTGAAGCTCTCGAGCGACCTCACCCGAGTCTTCGGCAGCCCGACCAGCAACTCTGGTCCCGGGTACCGCCCGGGCGACGACGGTTGGATGTGGCGCGTGCAGATGCAGGTCGCGTTCTAAGTGAGGGAAGCCGGGTCGACGAGGGGATCACGGCCCCAGAGCGTGTAACGGTCGGTGGAGGAAGATCCGGCACCCTCTCGTCGGCCCGGCAAGATGACTATCGACGCGACGTCGCTCGAGAAAGCGCCACTGCTAAGCGTTGAAACCTTCCGCAGGTTCCTGAATTGACAACTCGAGAACGTTCGACCCCTTCGTGGTCCAACTTCAGCTGAACCCGAACAGGTATCGGCTTCAGCGGCGCCGTCGAACACTCCATCGGGAACCAACTTATGGAAGTGAATCGCCCCGGCTTTCCCGGAGCCCAAATTTCTTGGAAAGAAAAGGGCTATGGGAAGACCAAGCAAGTACGGACCGGAGGTGCGGGAGCCAGCGGTTCGGATGGTGCTGGACGGTCAGTCGCGCCACGAGTCGCGGTGGGCAGCGATCGGCTCGATCGCAGAGAAGTTCGGTTGCTCGCCTGAAACGCTGCGCGGTTGGGTCCGTCGATCCGAGCGCGATAGCGGTGTTCGGCCTGGGCTGACGACCGAAGAGCGTGAGCGCCTGAAGGATCTCGAGCGCGAAAATCGCGAGCGGCGGCGAGCGAATGAGATCCTCCGCAAGGCATCGGCGTATTTCGCACAGGCGGAGCTCGACCGCCGACCGAAGTGATCGTCACCTTCATCGATGATCACCGCGCCGAGTATGGGGTCGAGTCAATCTGCGCCACGTTGCCGATCGCCCCACCGACGTACTTCAAGGCGAAAGCTCGCGAAGCGGATCCGAGTCGCTTGCCTGCCCGCTCCAAGCGCGACACTGAGCTGCGTGAGCACATCCGGCGCGTGTCGACCTCGCTGCGCACGGACTTGGCGCTCGACGCGCTGGAGCAAGCTCTACATTCGCGGCCGAAGAGCGACACGCTTATCCATCACAGCGACAGGAGATCGCAATATTTGTCGATTCGATACACGGAGCGATTGGCCGAGGCCGGGATCGAGGGGTCGGTCGGCAGCGTGGGGGATTCGTATGACAATGCTTTCGCTGAGACGGTGAATGGACTGTACAAGACCGAGGTGATCCACCCGCAGTCTCCGTGGCGTACCGTCGATCAGGTTGAGTTCGCGACCCTGGAATGGGTGGATTGGTCCAACAACCGACGGCTACTCCAGCCGATCGGCGACATTCCACCGGCCGAGTTCGAGGCCAAGTACTACGAGGAACAAAACGCTCAGGCCGATGCGGCCTGACTCAGAGAAAAACGGCTCCGGAGAAGCCGGGGTGATTCACTGGTCCAAAATCCGGGGTCCACTTCACTTCGTGGTGATCCCCAGGGCCTGGATCCTGTCCGGCCGGTCATCGAGCAGGCTCCTCGCTGGCTTGCCCCCGGAAGGCATGCTTCTAGTTGAAATCGTCGACTCGAGCCGTGAACCGGTTATTGAGATCGCCCAGGGTGTGGTGGGCCTGCAGGATTCACGTCTTTTTAGACGACCATGAGGGGTTTTCACGCGTTCTCATGGCATACTCGACTGCGTGAAGAATTGCCGGTGGAGTTTTCGTGCTTCAAGGTCAATGTAGTCCCTCGTCGCGTGTTCGGGTCTAGTGGAGATTTCTTTTTATGTATGGGTTGATCAATCGTGCAGTACGAGAACTTGTCCTGGGCAACTACGGAGCGGATGCATGGAACGCAATACGCACCAAGGCCAGCGTGGAGGAAGACGACTTCGTCTCCATGCAGTCGTACGATGACGATGTCACGTACGCACTCGTGTCGGCGGCCTCCGAACATCTCGGTGTCCCCGCGGAGCAGATTCTCGAGACCTTCGGGGAGTACTGGGTGAAGTATGTCGGTGACGACAGTTACGGGGAGCTGATGAATGCAGCGGGCATGAACCTACCTGACTTCCTTCTCAACTTGGACCAGATGCATGCTCGTGTCATGCTTACGTTCCCCGACCTGAAGCCGCCTTCATTCAAGGTGACCGACCAGACGGAAGATAGCCTCCGTCTTCATTATTTCTCGAAGCGAGTCGGACTCGCCCCACTCGTGGTCGGCCTGCTCAACGGCCTTGCACTCCGATTCGAGACTACCATCGAGGTCACGCATGGTCGGGATGGAGCCGACGGCGCGGAGCATGATGTCTTCGACATCCTCATGGAAACTCGGCCTATCGCCAGTGTTGACGATTGAGCACCCACTGTGTCAGACGCATGACAGGTGATCACTTTCACCCGGAGTGCATCGTGGCCACGATCCTCGGGAGTTGATTGGGCCCATGATCGATGTGTCCGAAATCATCGGCTCGGCTTTTCCGTTCTACCTCGTCGTGGGCCAGGAGTTGGAGGTCGTCGCGTCGGGTCCTCGCCTGGCAGAAGTGGCGCCCGACCTGGTTTTGGGCAGGAACTTTCTTGACTGCCTCATGATCGAACGGCCCGAAGGCATCGCCTGCGCGGCAGACATCTTCGAGCGGGAGGGTGATCTCTTCATCCTCTCGATTCCCGATTCGAGACTCCGGCTGCGTGGCCAGTTCTATCCCTTCGCCACGCGGGGGGCGGGGCGAAGACTGCTGTTCCTGGGGCATCCCTGGATCAGCGAGCTCGCCCAACTCGCGGGCCTGGGACTCACACTCGGTGATTTTCCTCCTCATGCTTGCATCGCGGACATGCTCGTCCTTCTCCAGACGAAGAACTCCATGCTCGAGGAGTCCAGGAGGCTGGCGGCAAGCCTGAAACATGCGAGCAAGGAGTTGAGTGAGCGCAACAGCCAGCTCGAGGATGAGCTCGCCAGGAGGGCACGCCTGGAGGAGACTGTCGTCCAGGCTCAGAAGATGGAAGCGATCGGCCAGCTCGCGGGTGGTGTGGCACATGACTTCAACAACATCCTGCTCGCGATCAACGGGCATGCTTCGCTCGCCCTTCGAGGCGCTGGCGGCGACAGCCCCCTCAAGCGTCACCTCGAGAACGTGCTCGAAGCTTCAAACCGCGCGGCAGAACTCACGTCCCGGCTCCTCGCATTCGGTCGACGACAGGTGATGGACCCGATTGCGGTGAGCGTCGACGAAGCCCTCGAAGAGGCCGAGCACGTCCTGACACCGCTGCTTGGGGAACGAGTCAAGCTCGAGATCAACCTTCCGGGTAGCCTGGGGACGGTCTTGATCGATCCCACTGCGTTCCAGCAGGTGCTCCTGAACCTTGCAATCAATGCACGAGATGCCTTCGGTGCCACGGGGGGGGTGATCCGGGTCGTAGGAAGCTCGCTGTCGATCCGGGAAGCGAAACCGTGCCGTCTCGGTGAACTGACACCTGGTGAGTGGGTCATGATCACCATCCAGGATGATGGCAGCGGCATCAATCCGGCGATCCTTGATCGCATCTTCGATCCCTTCTTCACGACCAAGCAGCAAGGACAGGGAACGGGCCTCGGTTTGTCGACCGTGTGGTGGATCCTCGAGCGGATCAATGGGGCACTGGATGTCTCATCCGAGCCCGGTAACACGGTTTTTTCCGTTTACATGCGCATGGACGATGGGCTGGGGGAGGATGGAAGCGATTCACAGGCAAGCATGGGCGAGGGACAACTTCGGCCCGGTCGTATTTTGCTGGTCGAGGATGAGGAGATGGTGCGCCGACCGGTGAGGGACATGCTCAAGCTGCTCGGGTGGGAGGTCACCGAAGCTTGCTGTGCCGAAGAGGCAATCAGCTTCGCGGACAACGCTGAGGTTCCCTTCGATCTGGTACTCACGGACATGGTCATGCCCGGACTCGGGGGCAGGGAACTGGCCATATTGCTTCGCGACCGTTGGCCGGAACTCGACCTGATCTTCATGACCGGGTACGACCCCAAGGCCGCCAAATCGGAACTCCAAACCAGTGAGGTGACGCTCTCCAAGCCGTTCGACATAGATGAGCTCGAGGTCATCCTGAAGAGTTTCGGAAAACGTCAATGACCCGGGTTCATGATTCGTTGCGTTCGATGATCAAGGCCTTGTAGACCTCTTCGAGCGGCTGCTCGACCTGAAACGGCTTGAACAGGAAGCCGTGAAGCCCCTCCTGGCTGGAGCGGAGGGCGAATCGTGGGGATCGTAGCCGAAGCCTGTCATGAGGACCACCGGCGTGTCCGGATTGACGTCCTTCGCGGCGCGGAAGACCTCGTATCCGTTTCGATCCGGCATCCTGACATGCGTCGTGCCGACGGCCCCACCCGGACTCGTGCCCATGCGGTCGAATCAGAAAACGATTCGGTGGTGCTTCGGCAGGTCGACGAGGGCCTAGATGGCGGCAGCACGGATGAGCAACCATTTCGCGGTTCCTTAGTTTTACATAACCCAGGGCCATGGCGACGGGTGGGCGAAAAGGCGCTTGATGTCGCCTACACGCCAGCTAAACCCCAGAGCAGAAAAAAGCTCGGAGATTGCTTTCGGTGGCCTGTGGCGAATCGCTGGACTGGCCAGTAGAATGTTTAAGGACTCGCAGAATTGAGGAGGTCTGTCCTCAAGGGACTGCGATCCCGGGGGTATCAAACAGGATGACGACCCAGGACCCCGAGTCGCGGAAGCCTCAGGGCGAGGATTCTTTTCGCCATGACGGATACCGCGAGTTCGTCGAAGCGATGGAGGATGTTCTCATCGTCCTCTCAAGGGATGGCTTTATCGTTTCGCTTGGGCCTTCCTTTGAGCGCTGGCTCGGCTTGACGGAGGCGCAGTGGGTCGGGAGGCACTTCACGGCGGTCCTCCATCGGGAAGACCAGGGCGCGGCGCTCGATCTGCACAAGCGAGTGCTTGGCGGGGAATCATCAGTCACTAGCGAGTTGCGGTTTCGTTCTCGGTCCGGCGATTGGAAGCTCGGCGAATTACGCGCCAGTCCCTTGCGTGTTGGTCGTGAGATCCAAGGCGTTGTGGGGATTAGTCGCGACCTCGGCGACCGCAAAGGGCCGGAGGCGCACAACCGTGCTCTCTTGCTCATTGCTGCGAACGTCGCCGGCCATCTCGAACTCGAGACTCTCTTCGAAGAAGCTCTGCCGCCGATTGTCCAGGCGCTCGGGGCCGACGGTGCCATTATCTTTCGCGAAGACACCCAGACGCTCGAGAGTCAGGCCATTGCCGATCTCGGCTTCAGTGAGCAGCAGTCTCGTTTCTTGCGAGCTAAGACCTTTCCTCGCGACTTGTCGTTTCAGGGGCGCCCTGTCCAAGGAGAGACCGCGTCTTGGCGATCCAGGTCAGAGGCGGGTTCGGCCATTGCCGAAGGCTTGATGGAGCCGCTGGGCGTTGAGTCTGTCATCATTGCCCCGTTAGATGCTCAAGGCCGCAATTTCGGTTCACTGGCTGCGTGGAGTCGCCGCAAGCAAGCCTTTGATTCCCGAGACGTTTCTCTTTGCGAGGCGATCGCGTTCATGCTTGCGAGTGCCGTAGGAGCGCGCGAACTTTATCGTGCCCGCATCGAGGAAGCCCGGATCGATGCGGCGCAGGCACTGGTGGCGGGTGAAATGATCTCGTCTCTCGACGCCCCGGCCCTTCTTGAACGACTCTGCCGAATGACGAGGAAGGTGCTGGGCTGTGATCTCGCTCATACTTTCTTGTACGACGCGGAGAGCGAAGTTTTTGTGCCCATGGTCGGAGACGGCGCGACGGCAACTCCGTGGGACATCCTTCGTACATTACGCATCGATCGCTCGCTGGTGTCCGAGATCATCGATTCTGTGCAGACCACGGGTTTTGCACGACTTGAAACCAGTGACCGGCAGGCCCGGGCTATGATGAGGGTCTACGGTGCGAGCACCGCGATGATGGTCCCACTGGCAAGAGGTTCTGATCTAAAGGGAGTCCTGATCGTCGGCCGCCGCGCCGAGGGGGCGGACTTTGATTCGACCGAGGAAGAGATCTTGCGCCGTATCGGTCGTCTGGCTTCGCCGAGCCTCGCCAACGCCCAGCTAGTCGAAGAGTTGGAGACGGCGAACAATCTCAAATCGGAATTCGTTGCCACGATGTCGCATGAATTGAGAACCCCGCTCAACGTGATCCTGGGGTACTCGGATCTACTTCTCGATGAAGCGTATGGGCCGTTGACCCGAGACCAGGTGGACACGCTTACTCGGCTGGCCCGTAGCGCTACGAATCTCTGCGAGCTTGTGAATGCCACCTTGGACCTGAGTAGCCTCGAAGCCGGCAGAATGGAACTGCATCTCGAGGAGATCGATGCTTTGAGGCTAATGGCAGAAATCATCGAAGTGCAGGAGGGCCGAACGCAGGGTGTAGAGTTTCGCTGGCAAGAAGCCTTGGACCTTCCTTCACTCTGGACCGATGCGGGCAAGCTCAAAGTGGTGTTGGGAAACCTCTTGTCCAATGCGTTCAAATTTACCGAGAGAGGGTACGTCGAGCTCTCGGCCGCCGTGCTGCGCGATGGAGTCGAGTTTACCGTTCGCGATAGCGGTCCGGGGATCCCGGGCCCGATGCAAGAGACCCTCTTTGAAGCATTCCGCCAGGGTGACGGTTCTGCGTCTCGGGCGTATGGAGGAGCGGGGCTAGGTCTCTACATCGTCCGCCAGTTCGTGCAGATGCTTGACGGCGAAGTCTCGTTGCAGAGTGAGGTCGGTGAGGGGGCTACGTTTCGCGTTTGGGTCCCTCTTCGAGGCCCGTCGGCTCACCCGGCTCCACGCCCGCCCACGAACGTCTTCAAACCGTTGCCTCCCGCGGTTTTGGTGCAGCGAGAGAAATAGGGGAGGCGCGGCTGTGCACGCGGCGTTCTCCCACGTCCCGCCCGCAGCTTCGCAGATCACCTGGCTGCTGGCATTGAAGTCGTATTTGCATATGTGCCGGGTGGAATTGATGACGCCTCCGCCCTGCTCACATAAGGCCGCGTTGTCCGAGGTGATATCCAGCCCCGCGACCGCTTCGTCGATCAGCGCCGGAATACCACTTTCGCTCGCGAGGTCTGCCTCACCCAAGCCAAATGCCGCAAGGTCAAACCGGTTAAGCGCGAGGAGTGACGCCGCCATTACAGAATGCAGTATCGCGTCGCTCATCCCACCGTCGCAATCTGCTCCAAGGCGCCCGTCTTCCCGCCCCGCTCTCGTGCGCTCCTTGTCCCAGCCCTAAGGAAACTTTGCGCCGCGTATCAAGTCGGCCGCTCTCGTAGTATCGGCCCGCGCTCTAGAAACGTTGGCTTCTGCCTTGTTCGAGGACAGGGTGAAAATGCCAGTGAGCAGGTTCGCCTTCGGGGCGCATTTCCGACCCTGGGTCAGCGCTGCCTCGGCGGGCGCGGCGGTGATAAACGAGAATGCTAGCGCGATTGCCAGCGTGGATATCAATGTCTTCATTGGGTTGCTCCGACGTGATGGTCGGTGATGCTCGAAGTCGAGCCGAGGTGCTCAGGGGATCCCTCGCCGTTCTCACTACGGACCCGACGGCAGGAAACATGCACGCCTGATTTGCGCTTCTGGGGTTGTATCGTTGGGCCAATGGGTCGCGGAAGAGGATGAATTTTGCCGCCCAGCGGCTTCGTCCCCGTGCGGCGAGCAAGCCGCTGGGCGGCCGCGTCGAAGCCACCGGGCGGCACCTCGAGGGTGGGGGGGGGGGGCCATGCGAACCGAGCGGCTCGCTATGGGCCGGACAGCCGTGCAGCTACAGGAAAGCACCCGATGAACGTCGGACTCGTGCTCCATGACGTCGCTCTGGCCAGAGAGGGCGAGCGCGATTCGGTCGGTCGCGTTCTGGCGGTTCCCTTCCCCGAAGCCGTGGCGCGGATGCAGGGCCGAGGCGCGCTACGGCTTCTTTCGTGCACTGCCGGAGGCGCTGCGGGACAGCGTGGCCGACCTCTGTCCGAAAAGTCCCTGAAGCCGGCCGCGTCGTTCTGGAATGCCGGCAGATCGAACGCCGCCGACCAGCACCCGTCGTCGCTGTTCACGACCTGCACGGTGACCCGCGCGTCTTGCGCGCGCGGGGGCGGCTACCCGTCGACCTGGGCGAATAGGCCGTTCATGTCGGCTACCGGCTGCCAGATTTCGCCTATCGAACCTGGTGTCCAGAGTTTACATCCGAAGAAAAGGCCCTATACCCAGAGGGTTTGATTCGCGCGGGGAAGACGTAATCCTGTGCGTGGAGCGTGGTATGCACCGCCTTGAACCTCTTCAGCGCCGCTGCCCCATTACCCGCAGCAACATCAGGAAGAGGTTGATGAAGTCGAGGTACAGAGAGAGAGCACCGCGCACCGCTTCCTTGGTATCCTCTTCGGTTCCCTCGTTGCCGAGGATATTCATCTCTTTGATCTTCTGCGTGTCGTACGCTGTCAGGCCCACAAAGATCAGCACTCCAGCGTAGGTGACGAGCCAGTAGACCATCGAGCTCTGCAGGAAGATGTTGACGATGGAGGCGATGATGATGCCCATCAAGCCCATGAAGAGAAAACTTCCCCACGAGGTCAGATCACGCTTCGTCGTGTAACCGTAGAAGCTCATCGCTCCGAAAGTGCCGGCGGTGACGAAGAAGGTCGAGGTCAGCGAGGCCGTCGTGTAGGCGAGAAACACAAAAGAGAGCGTTACCCCGGTCAACGCGGAATAGAGCAGGAAAACGCCGGTCGCTTGTGCAGCGCTCATCTGCATGACCCGAGTGGCCAGCCACATGACGAGACCCAACTGGAGGAGGATCAACGGGAAAATGACCCACGGGCTGGCAACTACCTGCAGCAGCGCCGGTGTGGTCGCGACCAGGAAGGCAACACCGCCTGTGACGACAAGGCCCATAGTCATCCAGCTGTAGACCCGAACCATAAAGCGTTGCTGCTCCGCCGCGATGGTGCTCTCGCTGTAGTGGACTGTCGTGGGTTCCATCTTCCTCCTCATTCCTGCCGGGAATTACCCGAGCCCGGCACGGCAACTCCCGAGGAGTATAGCTGAACGAGGCCCGGATTCCGCTTGCCCCGAGAAGCGTGATCTCCTTTCCAAACGATCACGCTTCTCACGACCTACGTCGCGACCACAGGCAGGCTACGGCGGACAGTTACACTCCATCCCACAGTTGCCGGTAGCCAACATGAACGGCCTATTTGCCCAGGTCGACGGGTAGCCGCCAACGCGAAGCCCGGAGCGAAGCCCAGTTCGGGATCTAAGCGGCCGCTGCGAAGCCCGTCAGGCGCAGAAGGCGACTGGGTGCGGGCTCGAGTGGCTCAGACCCGTGGGCTGACGCGACAGCACAACGGAATCGAGTGTCGTGGGCGCCCGCATTGTCAGGCAAGATGGGTAACATGGAAGTGCCAGAGCACTCGATCGAGGATCGTACCTAAACAACGGCCCCAGGGCTTTGTTCTGATCGACGTCTCGCTCGCGACCGCGGTTCTGGTCGACGAGATGCGCGCCGACGACAGCGCCGACCTGCACGATCGCTTCGACGCGATGGAGAAGCGGATGGAAATCCTGCAGGGAGATCTGGACGCGCTTCGCCGGCACGTGGGCGCCGTGCGACCCCGAGCCCGTGGTCGTCGACGCCGTGCTGGTCGGGCCGTGCCACGGCTGGTCGCCCGTGGACCGACGCGATCACTTCCCGCGGGACTTCCGGCCGCCGCCGCTCAGCCTCGCGACGCTCGCGTCCCCCCTCGCGCTCGGCGCGCCGTCACCCGCCAGTAGAGCGTCCACGCGAGCGCCGAGAGCGCGATGCGCAGGCGAAGGGCGCCCGTGTACGCCGACTCCCCGTGGCTTCGGACTTCGCGCTCCACCGGGATCGTCTCGACCGGCAGACCCGAGCAGCCGATCATGGCAACGAGGAACGGGGATGGCGCGTGCAGCGACAACACTCGCTCGACCATGCGACGATGCATGAGGACGAACGCGCCCGCGTCCGCGGAGACGCCGCAAAGCAGGTGCAGGAGAGATTTGAAGATCTTCGAGGTCGCGAGACGGGTCGCCGACTCGTAGCGCCCGCGTCGTCCGGCGAAGACCGCGGCCACGCCGCCGCTCATCGCAGCGAGAAGGGACGGGATCGCCTCGGGCGGATCCTGGAGATCCGCGTCCATGACGACGACTGCATCTCCACGGCTTTCCTTCAATCCCGCGACGATGGCGCGCTGCTGACCGCCATTCGCCTCCCGCGTGACGACCCGGACGAAGGGATCGGCCGCTTCGAGTTCTGCGAGGACCGAACCGGATCCGTCGGGGCAGGCGTCGTCGACGAAGACGAACTCGAGCCCGTCCACGCGGCGGGCGCAGGCGATCTTTACCCGCTGATGCAGCTCCCGCAGCGTCGCGGCGTTGCGATAGACGGGCACCACGACGCTGAGCTGGATCGGCCCCGGCCGTGGGGCGCAGGCCGGCGATTGGCGAGCTCCGCGCGAGGCTTCAGGAACCACCGTCTCCGCGCACATCGCCCGTCCTCCCTGCCGGTTCGCCCCTGCGGCGAAACCACTCCACCGAGAGGCGCAGTCCTTCTTCGAGAGAATTCTGCGGTCGCCAGGCCAGCAGCCGCCCCGCCTTCTCGATATCGGCACACCAATGTCCCGTATCGGAAGGACTCGAAGGATACGTTCCGGGCTGGACCCGAATGGTGGCCCCGGTTACCGATTCGACGGCGTGGACCAGATCTTCGTTGGAGGTTTGGATCCCTGTGCCGATGTTGATGATCTCTCCCACGACGCCTTCGGCCCGAGCCGCGAGGAGGCTGGCACGCACGACATCGTCGATGTGCACGAAATCCCGACGAAAGCCGGACTTCGTGAGCCGCATCTCTCCTCCGCCGAGCGCGGCCCGGATCGTCGTCGCAACGAATCTGTGCGCACCTTCCCAGGCTCCGTACACGGAGAATGAGCGCAAGATGACCGTCGGCACGCTGCCTTCCCGAGCGGCCTGCAGGCAGGCCAGGGTCGCGGCGGCCTTCGTCGCGCCTCGAAAGGTCGTGGGTTGGTCCCGAAGGGACTCCTCCAGAGGGTACGCGTGGGGCCCGTATTCCGTTGAACTCCCCACCTGGACGAAACGAAGGCAATCCACCTGCCG is a window of Candidatus Binatia bacterium DNA encoding:
- a CDS encoding heme NO-binding domain-containing protein encodes the protein MYGLINRAVRELVLGNYGADAWNAIRTKASVEEDDFVSMQSYDDDVTYALVSAASEHLGVPAEQILETFGEYWVKYVGDDSYGELMNAAGMNLPDFLLNLDQMHARVMLTFPDLKPPSFKVTDQTEDSLRLHYFSKRVGLAPLVVGLLNGLALRFETTIEVTHGRDGADGAEHDVFDILMETRPIASVDD
- a CDS encoding ATP-binding protein; this translates as MIDVSEIIGSAFPFYLVVGQELEVVASGPRLAEVAPDLVLGRNFLDCLMIERPEGIACAADIFEREGDLFILSIPDSRLRLRGQFYPFATRGAGRRLLFLGHPWISELAQLAGLGLTLGDFPPHACIADMLVLLQTKNSMLEESRRLAASLKHASKELSERNSQLEDELARRARLEETVVQAQKMEAIGQLAGGVAHDFNNILLAINGHASLALRGAGGDSPLKRHLENVLEASNRAAELTSRLLAFGRRQVMDPIAVSVDEALEEAEHVLTPLLGERVKLEINLPGSLGTVLIDPTAFQQVLLNLAINARDAFGATGGVIRVVGSSLSIREAKPCRLGELTPGEWVMITIQDDGSGINPAILDRIFDPFFTTKQQGQGTGLGLSTVWWILERINGALDVSSEPGNTVFSVYMRMDDGLGEDGSDSQASMGEGQLRPGRILLVEDEEMVRRPVRDMLKLLGWEVTEACCAEEAISFADNAEVPFDLVLTDMVMPGLGGRELAILLRDRWPELDLIFMTGYDPKAAKSELQTSEVTLSKPFDIDELEVILKSFGKRQ
- a CDS encoding ATP-binding protein → MTTQDPESRKPQGEDSFRHDGYREFVEAMEDVLIVLSRDGFIVSLGPSFERWLGLTEAQWVGRHFTAVLHREDQGAALDLHKRVLGGESSVTSELRFRSRSGDWKLGELRASPLRVGREIQGVVGISRDLGDRKGPEAHNRALLLIAANVAGHLELETLFEEALPPIVQALGADGAIIFREDTQTLESQAIADLGFSEQQSRFLRAKTFPRDLSFQGRPVQGETASWRSRSEAGSAIAEGLMEPLGVESVIIAPLDAQGRNFGSLAAWSRRKQAFDSRDVSLCEAIAFMLASAVGARELYRARIEEARIDAAQALVAGEMISSLDAPALLERLCRMTRKVLGCDLAHTFLYDAESEVFVPMVGDGATATPWDILRTLRIDRSLVSEIIDSVQTTGFARLETSDRQARAMMRVYGASTAMMVPLARGSDLKGVLIVGRRAEGADFDSTEEEILRRIGRLASPSLANAQLVEELETANNLKSEFVATMSHELRTPLNVILGYSDLLLDEAYGPLTRDQVDTLTRLARSATNLCELVNATLDLSSLEAGRMELHLEEIDALRLMAEIIEVQEGRTQGVEFRWQEALDLPSLWTDAGKLKVVLGNLLSNAFKFTERGYVELSAAVLRDGVEFTVRDSGPGIPGPMQETLFEAFRQGDGSASRAYGGAGLGLYIVRQFVQMLDGEVSLQSEVGEGATFRVWVPLRGPSAHPAPRPPTNVFKPLPPAVLVQREK
- a CDS encoding Bax inhibitor-1/YccA family protein yields the protein MEPTTVHYSESTIAAEQQRFMVRVYSWMTMGLVVTGGVAFLVATTPALLQVVASPWVIFPLILLQLGLVMWLATRVMQMSAAQATGVFLLYSALTGVTLSFVFLAYTTASLTSTFFVTAGTFGAMSFYGYTTKRDLTSWGSFLFMGLMGIIIASIVNIFLQSSMVYWLVTYAGVLIFVGLTAYDTQKIKEMNILGNEGTEEDTKEAVRGALSLYLDFINLFLMLLRVMGQRR
- a CDS encoding glycosyltransferase family 2 protein, which translates into the protein MCAETVVPEASRGARQSPACAPRPGPIQLSVVVPVYRNAATLRELHQRVKIACARRVDGLEFVFVDDACPDGSGSVLAELEAADPFVRVVTREANGGQQRAIVAGLKESRGDAVVVMDADLQDPPEAIPSLLAAMSGGVAAVFAGRRGRYESATRLATSKIFKSLLHLLCGVSADAGAFVLMHRRMVERVLSLHAPSPFLVAMIGCSGLPVETIPVEREVRSHGESAYTGALRLRIALSALAWTLYWRVTARRARGGTRASRG
- a CDS encoding NAD-dependent epimerase/dehydratase family protein → MERILVTGAAGFLGANFVRALLHRGEEVHALVRPDGDLWRLEEIRESIGIHAVDLADVEPVIDLVTRLRPQRIFNLAAKGGHQTTRDDRLRAVACNVLGTWNLLEAARQVDCLRFVQVGSSTEYGPHAYPLEESLRDQPTTFRGATKAAATLACLQAAREGSVPTVILRSFSVYGAWEGAHRFVATTIRAALGGGEMRLTKSGFRRDFVHIDDVVRASLLAARAEGVVGEIINIGTGIQTSNEDLVHAVESVTGATIRVQPGTYPSSPSDTGHWCADIEKAGRLLAWRPQNSLEEGLRLSVEWFRRRGEPAGRTGDVRGDGGS